The sequence below is a genomic window from Cryobacterium arcticum.
CATCCGATTAGGATGTGTTGTACCCGAAAGTGAGGCGCCGAAGGGCGTCTCTCCCACTGATTTCAAGGAGTCTACGCGTGCGTCAGATCATCATCATCGGTTCGGGCCCTGCCGGGTTCACGGCCGCCATTTACGCTGCGCGGGCGAACATGAAGCCGCTCCTGATCGCCAGCTCGGTCGAGGCCGGCGGTGAACTGATGAACACCACCGACGTGGAGAACTTCCCCGGCTTCGCCGACGGCATCCAGGGTCCCGAGCTGATGGCCAAGATGCAGGAGCAGGCCGAGAAGTTCGGCACTGAGGTCGTCTACGACGACGTCACGAAGCTGGAATTCGGCGACACCGTGAAGTCGGTGACCCTGGGCAACGGCGAGACGCACGAGGCCCTCTCGGTGATCTTCGCCACCGGCTCCGCCTACCGCAAGCTCGGCATCCACGATGAAGAGCGTCTGAGCGGCCGGGGTGTCTCCTGGTGCGCCACTTGCGACGGGTTCTTCTTCAAGGAGAAGGTCATCGCCGTCGTCGGCGGCGGCGACTCCGCCATGGAGGAGGCCACCTTCCTCACCCGCTTCGCCAGCAAGGTCTACATCATCCACCGCAAGGACACCCTGCGGGCGTCCAAGATCATGCAGGAGCGCGCCAAGTCGCACCCGAAGATCGAGTTCGTCTGGAACACCGAGGTCGTCGGCATCGATGGTGAAGACGCTGTGGAGGGCCTGCGCCTGCGCGACACCGTCACGGGTGCCGAAAGCAACCTCCCGATCGGCGGCCTGTTCGTGGCGATCGGCAACGACCCGCGTACCCACCTCGTGCACAACCTGCTCGACCTCACCAGCGACGGCACCATCGCGGTCGCCGGACGGTCCTCCAAGACCAGCCAGGCGGGCGTGTTCGCCGCGGGAGACGTCATTGACCCCACGTACCGCCAGGCCGTCACCGCGGCCGCCAGCGGCACCGTGGCGGCTCTGGACGCCGAACACTACCTGGCTACCCTTCCCGAGGATCTGCTGGCTCAGGCCGGCGACCCCGAATTTGCAAGCGTCACCAACTAAGGAGCACTACATGTCAGCACGCGCCGTTACCGACGCCACCTTCGACCAGGAAGTCATCAACAACGAGAAGACCGTCCTGGTGGACTTCTGGGCCGAGTGGTGTGGCCCGTGTCGCGCCGTCAGCCCGATCCTCGACCAGATCGCCGCTGAGAACTCCGACAAGATCGACATCGTCAAGCTGAACGTCGACGACCACCCGGCCCTCGCCGCGAAGTACATGATCACCTCCATCCCCGCGATGAAGGTCTTCCAGAAGGGCGAGGTCGTCAAGACCGTCATCGGCGCCAAGCCGAAGCCCGCCCTCGAAGCCGACCTGGCCGCCTACCTCAAGTAGCCGCCGGACGGTTCCTCGCGAACCCCAACACCCGCCCGGCACACGCCGGGCGGGTGTTTTTGCGTATTCGCGCGGGCATCCGCCGGCTTATGCGGACACCGCGCGTGGCACCCCATACGATTAAGGCCTCACCAGAACGGACATGACGTGACAGCGATAGGCACCCCCCAGGCCGGCAACAACCTCGACCCGTGGTATCACCACTACGCCGAGCGAGCCGCCGCCCTGCGCGCCTCCGAGGTACGCGCCCTGTTCGCGGTCGCCTCCCGCCCAGAGGTCGTCTCCCTGGCCGGCGGAATGCCCTACGTCGCCGCTCTGCCGCAGGACCTCGTCATGAACGCGCTCGAGAACGTCATGCGCAAACAAGGTCCCGTGGCCCTGCAATATGGCTCTGGTCAGGGAGTTCCCTTATTCCGGGAGCAGATTCTCGAGGTCATGGCCCTCGAGGGCATCCGGGCGAACGCCGACGACGTCGTCGTCACCACGGGGTCGCAGCACGCCCTCGAACTGGTCAGCAAGCTCTTCCTCGACCCGGGTGACGTCGTCATCTCGGAGGGGCCGAGCTACGTCACCGCGATGGTGATCTTCAAGTCGTACCAGGCGGACGTGGACCACGTTCCGATGGACGACCAGGGCATGATCCCTGAGGCCCTGCGCGAGCACATCGCCCGGCTGAAGGCCGCGGGCCGCACGATCAAGTTCCTGTACACGATTCCCAGCTTCCACAATCCGGCCGGGGTCACGCTCAGCTGGGCGCGTCGCCTGGAGATCCTCGAGATCGCCCGGGAGAACCAGATCCTGGTTCTCGAGGACAACCCCTACGGGCTGCTCTACTTCGACCAGAAGGCACCGGATGCGATGCGGTCGGTCGAGCGCGACGGCGTCATCTACCTGGGCACCTTCTCCAAGACCCTGGCACCCGGGTTCCGGGTGGGCTGGGCCCTGGCGCCGCACGCCATCCGCGAGAAGCTGGTGCTGGCCAACGAAGCCGCCGTGCTCTCCCCCAGTTCGTTCAGCCAACTCGTCATCTCCGAGTACCTGGCCACGGCAGACTGGAAAGGCCAGATCAACACCTTCCGCGGTGTCTACCGCGAACGCAAGAACGCCATGCTCTCGGCGCTGGCAGAATACCTGCCGGAGCTCACCTGGACCAACCCCAACGGTGGCTTCTACGTGTGGCTGAACCTGCCCGAGACCCTGGACTCCAAGGCCATGCTGCCACGCGCGGTCAAGGAGCTGGTGGCGTACACCCCCGGCACCGCCTTCTTCGCGGACGGCCAGGGCCGCCAGAACATCCGGTTGTCGTTCTGCTATCCGACTCCGGAACACATCCGCCTCGGCATCCGCCGCCTGGCCACCGTCGTGCGCGACGAACTGGAGCTGCTCGACACCTTCGCCGGCACCGGCTCCCTGTCGCCCGCCCACGACGGTCGCCGTTTCGGTGCCCCGCCGCCCGACATCAACTGACCCGACACACCTGACCCGCTGTCACCCCAACTGCAGTGACACCACCCGCAGCGACCGGCCCAACCAAAGGAAAAACCCAGATCATGAGCGAATCCGAGTTCCTTGACGTAGTGGTTCTCGCGGGCGGCATCTCGCACGAACGGGACGTCTCCATCCGCAGCGGCCGACGCGTCGCCGACGAGCTGACCAACCTCGGCCACCGGGTCACCCTGCTCGACCCGCAAGCCGGATTGCTCACCGAACTCGCCGAGCGCCGGCCTGACGTCATCTGGCCGGTGCTCCACGGTGCCACCGGAGAAGACGGCGCCCTGCTGTCCCTCCTGGAAACCACGGGAATCCCGCACGTTGGACCCCGGGGAACCGCGGCAGGCCTGGCCTGGTCCAAGCCCACCGCCAAGGAACTCGTGCGCCGGGCCGGGTACTCCACTCCAGCCTGGATCGCCCTCTCCCGCGAGACCTTCCGGGACCTCGGTGCGGCCAGCGTGCTCGAACACCTCGTCACCGCGCTCGGCACCCCGCTGGTGGTCAAGCCGGCCCAGGGCGGCTCGGCCCAGGGTGTCACCATCGTCGAGACCGCCGCCGGGCTTCCCCGCGCCATGGTGGATGCCTACACCTACGCCGACACCGCCCTCGTGGAGACCAAGATCGAGGGCACCGAGCTCGCGGTGACAGTCATCGACACCGGCGACGGCCCCCAGGCCCTTCCGGCCGTGGAAATCGTGCCCGTCAGCGGTGTTTTCAGCTTCGAAGCCCGCTATAACGCCGGCGAAACGCTGTTCTTCACACCCGCACGCATCGCGCCGGACATCGCCGCCACTGTGGCGGAGACCGCCGTGGCGATCCACCGCCTACTCGGTCTGGCCCAGCTGTCCCGAATCGACCTCATGGTGGATGCCGATGGTGTCGCCTGGTTCTTGGAAGCGAATGTTCTCCCCGGCCTCACCGAGACGTCGCTCGCACCCCAGTCGATCGAGGCATCCGGCGAGACTCTTGGCGCCGTGTACGCCGCCCTGGCCCGAGCCGCCTCGGTCAGCTTGCGCTGACTTCAGCCATGTTTCACGTGAAACACTGAGCCAGCCGCACGGACCAACCCCTCCCCCGCTCCTGACCCACGCGCCGGCCGCCGGGTCACTGGCCACTGGCCGCTGGCCGCTGGCCGCTGGCCGCTCTGGTCGATCGCAGACCAGCACCCCCACCAGCCCCTCAGGCGCTGGTTGCGGCCGTCTAGATCATCACCCAGCCCGAGCCTCGAACCGTTTCACGTCAAACAATGAGCCCGGCGCCCGGGCTGATGCACGTCGTCGCGATCGCCGTTGGTTGAGCCTGTCGAAACCAAAGCCGGGCACATTCCCGCGGTGACACCTGAGGTGGAGTGAGGCCTGGCTCCGGGTCACAGGCGGCGCTTGCATCGCAAGAGCGAGCTCCACTCGGGTCGCGTTCGGGAGTTTCACGTGAAACACCGACGACATGGGCGAATTTCATTCAGGCCTGTGGGGAAGCGGTGGAATTGAGCCCGTCACCATCGGCGGATAAGCGCGAAAGGGTCGACAGGTTTCACGTGAAACGGTCGCTTTCGGCGGCCTGCGAGGCGCTGTGCGGCAGCTTTCGTGATCTTGATCCGGTAGTGAGCCATGCATTTCGGCGCACAGACGCGCCGACAACGCTTGAATTTCATCGATCGCCGCCTTCGACATGAGGCGTCGTTCGAAAATTGAGGGCGCCCCAGGTCTCGACGAGATCGACCACCGCGTGGATGTGTGCCCTCGCCCGTTACGCGCCGCGACCGATAGGCCCTGCAACGGGCGAGAAATTACGGGCCGTTTCACGTGAAACATTTGCCCGCACCCCTCCTTGCCAAGTCTTCGCCCTCTCGGCGACTCGACCGACGCGTGCATACGTTCCGATCCGAGTCTGGACGAGTGAGCCGGACTGACACTGAGGACCTTGATCGTGTGTGGAGTGTTTCACGTGAAACACAGTGATGATCGTGACCGGGTCTAGTCAGCATCGAGCACGTCGACTTGGAAGTGAATGTTCAGCGTAGCTGGTCTCGACTGGCTCGACCGACGCGGTTGGTCGGCGCCCTGGTAAACGGGTCTCGACAGGCTCGACCGGCGGGGTTGGTCGGCGCCCAGGTGACCTGGTCTCGACAGGCTCGACCATCGCGTGGTTGCGAACCAGCACTCGTCACGAGATACATGGGATTCGAATCCAGCTAGGTGTGCCCCGTCGCCGTGACCAGCTGTGAAGGTTTCACGTGAAACACTTGCACAACGACGTGATCAGAGCGTCTCGACAGGTTCGAGCAGCCGGATTCAGTTCACCACATGCGCTTGAGAAGCGGATGTTTCACGTGAAACGTGAGAGATTTA
It includes:
- the trxB gene encoding thioredoxin-disulfide reductase produces the protein MRQIIIIGSGPAGFTAAIYAARANMKPLLIASSVEAGGELMNTTDVENFPGFADGIQGPELMAKMQEQAEKFGTEVVYDDVTKLEFGDTVKSVTLGNGETHEALSVIFATGSAYRKLGIHDEERLSGRGVSWCATCDGFFFKEKVIAVVGGGDSAMEEATFLTRFASKVYIIHRKDTLRASKIMQERAKSHPKIEFVWNTEVVGIDGEDAVEGLRLRDTVTGAESNLPIGGLFVAIGNDPRTHLVHNLLDLTSDGTIAVAGRSSKTSQAGVFAAGDVIDPTYRQAVTAAASGTVAALDAEHYLATLPEDLLAQAGDPEFASVTN
- the trxA gene encoding thioredoxin, which codes for MSARAVTDATFDQEVINNEKTVLVDFWAEWCGPCRAVSPILDQIAAENSDKIDIVKLNVDDHPALAAKYMITSIPAMKVFQKGEVVKTVIGAKPKPALEADLAAYLK
- a CDS encoding PLP-dependent aminotransferase family protein, which codes for MTAIGTPQAGNNLDPWYHHYAERAAALRASEVRALFAVASRPEVVSLAGGMPYVAALPQDLVMNALENVMRKQGPVALQYGSGQGVPLFREQILEVMALEGIRANADDVVVTTGSQHALELVSKLFLDPGDVVISEGPSYVTAMVIFKSYQADVDHVPMDDQGMIPEALREHIARLKAAGRTIKFLYTIPSFHNPAGVTLSWARRLEILEIARENQILVLEDNPYGLLYFDQKAPDAMRSVERDGVIYLGTFSKTLAPGFRVGWALAPHAIREKLVLANEAAVLSPSSFSQLVISEYLATADWKGQINTFRGVYRERKNAMLSALAEYLPELTWTNPNGGFYVWLNLPETLDSKAMLPRAVKELVAYTPGTAFFADGQGRQNIRLSFCYPTPEHIRLGIRRLATVVRDELELLDTFAGTGSLSPAHDGRRFGAPPPDIN
- a CDS encoding D-alanine--D-alanine ligase family protein — protein: MSESEFLDVVVLAGGISHERDVSIRSGRRVADELTNLGHRVTLLDPQAGLLTELAERRPDVIWPVLHGATGEDGALLSLLETTGIPHVGPRGTAAGLAWSKPTAKELVRRAGYSTPAWIALSRETFRDLGAASVLEHLVTALGTPLVVKPAQGGSAQGVTIVETAAGLPRAMVDAYTYADTALVETKIEGTELAVTVIDTGDGPQALPAVEIVPVSGVFSFEARYNAGETLFFTPARIAPDIAATVAETAVAIHRLLGLAQLSRIDLMVDADGVAWFLEANVLPGLTETSLAPQSIEASGETLGAVYAALARAASVSLR